From the Daphnia magna isolate NIES linkage group LG3, ASM2063170v1.1, whole genome shotgun sequence genome, one window contains:
- the LOC116919532 gene encoding chromosome-associated kinesin KIF4 — translation MSDKAIPVRVAVRIRPLVPKEITEGSQHFITKVLNQPQVTVKGSTEAFTYDYVFGPEESQIQVYETAVMKIVGKIFKGYNVTILAYGQTGSGKTFSMGTADMVSTTSAVLSDNSGIIQRAVKDLFHKMDEDASLTFDINVSFLELYMEKVYDLLSKSRNEEVDIREDPKNGIKINGLTETPVSTWEETLKCLENGSLNRRTGATAMNHQSSRSHAIFTLTINQINKDSSSIVKTSKFHLVDLAGSERASKTHAVGERFAEGVNINKGLLSLGNVISALCESNPRHIPYRDSKLTRLLQDSLGGNSHTLMIACVSPADSNYEETLSTLRYADRARKIKNKPIVNQDPTIVEVMALRAQVQQLLAANSNGSTSFAEVEQLRQQLKFAEEEKIHLTRALQLALEENTNMCEKALLADAANMQMKQRLEELQIQAVNLDRTLGAMNQTFNDTGDSSVPKAIEQMLNLKSKIDEIQDVQRKGEIEQVNHDMQSCIASDKENKDSDSESTGSPKRLSKLGADMALRQAALSNDLKELNAQLALKVHMVNKMTQDQEGPYSTVKAHYDATVSELENQIAALQQEKEELASLLAQVSGNVNACKISEQRRKRLQELEPQITELKKKIQEQANIIKLKQRTEEQLKKFNNDIQAMRAQKVKLVRQMREENEKFRTWRQQKDREVARLKDQDRKRQGQLQKMEVLHAKQQNVLRRKMEDAMAVTKRLKEALSLHSTKPNKSSSASTTSENDQRIKTWLLGELNLLIKTKEAELALDSLKESRRTLATRLGKLEAKLASFDQNDAFLQALKSEITNVAADIELRSEQINELNQKIAAADLENKAKTRLDYLQTMIEAKVALKILLEESVAARVENFTLSSEVEDLRSELDDLQRQQDEALHEISNYNLENVQMKQKHQSEISKISRDYEERMLTLIRQLPPVGLKESADHKISEKDIMERLRIQQEELERCSTLQEQLHSALNEIETLKQQKPPLLEMRAPLFPSKPKKPKTTQRKPSPVPVDVDDVEEIDDYNSDDDPEWRNTPMARRIRKLKEEDEAPPKMFDLDKHAKKIGKRLSRSHCSCSTGGCKSCICSRDNRACTIECGCSASGVCKNVTTDNVLKEDQNRIQQQEEQNRMLNETFDLGRKRSQPSSKENSRNGDDVEHDLSGTQPLKKSRIGLSKLTKKGGFFDSSA, via the exons ATGAGTGACAAAGCTATACCCGTTCGAGTG GCAGTAAGAATACGGCCTTTAGTCCCCAAAGAGATAACAGAGGGATCCCAGCATTTTATTACCAAAGTGCTGAACCAACCACAAGTGACGGTCAAAGGTTCAACCGAAGCATTCACCTACGATTATGTATTTGGTCCAGAGGAAAGCCAGATCCAAGTCTACGAAACTGCTGTTATGAAGATAGTGGGCAAAATATTCAAGGGTTACAATGTTACCATTTTGGCATATGGCCAAACTGGCTCagggaaaacattttctatGGGAACTGCTGACATGGTGAGCACCACAAGTGCAGTTCTGTCTGATAACAGTGGAATCATCCAACGAGCAGTCAAAGATTTATTCCACAAAATGGATGAAGATGCAAGCCTTACATTTGATATCAATGTCTCTTTTCTTGAG cTCTATATGGAAAAAGTATATGACCTTTTGTCTAAGTCTAGGAATGAAGAAGTAGATATCAGAGAAGATCCCAAAAATGGAATCAAAATCAATGGTCTAACTGAAACCCCAGTTTCCACATGGGAAGAAACATTAAAGTGCCTAGAAAATGGTTCTTTGAACAGGCGCACAGGAGCAACTGCTATGAATCACCAGAGCAGTCGATCGCACGCTATTTTCACTCTTACCATAAATCAA ATCAACAAAGACAGTTCGTCAATCGTTAAAACCTCAAAATTTCATTTGGTTGATCTCGCGGGATCTGAGAGAGCCAGTAAAACGCATGCAGTTGGGGAGAGATTCGCAGAAGGAGTCAACATTAATAAAGGACTGCTATCTTTAGGAAATGTCATTAGTGCGCTATGCGAAAGCAATCCTAGGCATATTCCTTACAGAGATTCTAAACTCACGCGGCTTCTTCAAGATTCTCTTG GCGGTAATTCTCATACTTTGATGATTGCTTGCGTGAGTCCAGCCGACTCGAACTACGAGGAAACACTGAGCACGCTGCGATATGCCGACCGCGccagaaaaattaaaaacaaaccaaTTGTTAATCAAGACCCGACAATTGTAGAAGTTATGGCTCTACGGGCTCAAGTCCAGCAGCTTTTGGCAGCAAATAGTAATGGAAGTACAAGCTTTGCTGAAGTTGAACAACTTCGTCAGCAACTTAAATTTGCAGAAGAAGAGAAGATACATCTCACCCGTGCTCTTCAGTTAGCATTGGAGGAAAACACAAACATGTGCGAGAAAGCACTTCTGGCAGACGCTGCCAACATGCAAATGAAGCAGAGGCTGGAAGAGTTACAG atACAAGCCGTAAACTTGGACCGAACGCTCGGAGCCATGAACCAAACTTTTAATGATACCGGCGATTCTAGTGTTCCGAAAGCAATAGAGCAAATGTTGAATTTGAAGTCTAAGATTGATGAAATCCAAGATGTTCAAAGGAAAGGCGAAATTGAACAAGTCAACCACGACATGCAGAGTTGTATCGCATccgacaaagaaaacaaagacaGTGATTCCGAATCGACAGGATCTCCAAA GCGTCTGTCAAAGTTGGGAGCTGACATGGCACTCAGGCAAGCTGCTTTGAGTAACGATTTGAAGGAGCTTAATGCTCAATTGGCTCTAAAAGTTCATATGGTCAATAAAATGACTCAAGATCAAGAGGGGCCGTACAGTACAGTTAAAGCTCATTATGATGCAACAGTGAGTGAACTGGAAAATCAAATCGCTGCTTTGCAGCAAGAAAAGGAAGAACTAGCTAGCCTCTTAGCACAAGTTAGTGGAAATGTTAACGCGTGTAAAATATCCGAACAGCGAAGGAAGCGGCTCCAGGAACTCGAACCGCAAATCACCgagttgaaaaagaagatCCAGGAACAAGCGAACATCATCAAACTtaaac AGAGAACTGAAGAGCAgttgaaaaaattcaacaacgATATTCAAGCGATGCGGGCACAAAAAGTAAAGCTTGTACGGCAAATGCGTGAAGAGAATGAGAAATTCAGGACGTGGCGCCAGCAAAAAGACCGTGAGGTGGCTCGACTAAAGGATCAGGACCGTAAACGCCAAGGCCAACTCCAAAAAATGGAAGTGCTGCATGCCAAACAACAGAATGTTCTTCGGCGTAAAATGGAAGATGCCATGGCTGTCACCAAGCGGCTAAAAGAGGCCCTTAGTTTGCAttcaacaaaaccaaacaaatctTCAAGTGCATCGACTACATCTGAAAACGACCAGCGAATCAAAA CTTGGTTGCTGGGCGAACTCAATTTGCTTATCAAAACCAAAGAAGCTGAATTGGCACTCGATTCCTTGAAGGAGTCGAGGCGAACTTTAGCTACACGTCTAGGCAAACTTGAAGCTAAACTCGCCAGCTTTGACCAGAATGACGCTTTCCTCCAAGCTCTGAAGAGTGAAATCACGAATGTTGCAGCAGATATAGAATTACGTAGTGAACAAATTAACGAACTAAACCAAAAAATTGCAGCAGCGGATTTGGAAAACAAGGCGAAAACTCGGCTGGATTATTTGCAGACTATGATTGAAGCTAAa gttGCCTTGAAAATTTTGCTCGAAGAATCCGTGGCTGCACGCGTGGAAAACTTCACGCTCAGTTCAGAGGTAGAAGACTTAAGGAGCGAACTTGATGATCTTCAACGACAACAAGACGAAGCATTGCATGAAATTTCTAACTATAATCTGGAG aatgtgcaaatgaaacaaaaacatcaaTCCGAAATAAGTAAAATAAGCCGCGACTACGAGGAGAGGATGTTGACTCTCATCAGACAACTACCACCAGTTGGACTGAAGGAATCTGCAGATCATAAG ATAAGTGAAAAAGATATAATGGAACGTTTGAGGATTCAGCAAGAGGAATTAGAGCGTTGCAGTACTTTGCAAGAGCAACTGCATTCGGCATTGAATGAAATCGAAACGTTAAAGCAGCAAAAACCTCCATTACTGGAAATGAG GGCCCCACTTTTTCCCTCCAAACCCAAAAAGCCTAAAACCACCCAACGCAAGCCGAGTCCCGTCCCTGTGGATGTCGACGATGTTGAGGAAATTGACGACTACAATTCGGATGACGATCCAGAGTGGCGCAACACTCCTATGGCTAGACGGATTAGGAAGCTCAaggaagaagatgaagctCCTCCGAAAATGTTTGATCTCGATAAACATGCCAAGAAAATTGGCAAGCGATTAAGTCGGAGTCATTGCTCGTGTAGTACAGGAGGCTGCAAAAGTTGTATCTGTTCAAGGGATAATCGCGCATGCACTATTGAATGTGGATGTAGTGCTTCAGGAGTTTGTAAAAATGTTACCACAGATAATGTGTTG AAGGAAGATCAAAACCGAAttcaacaacaggaagaaCAAAACCGGATGTTGAACGAAACGTTTGATTTGGGTCGTAAAAGAAGTCAGCCTTCTTCCAAGGAAAATTCCAGAAA TGGAGATGATGTAGAACACGATCTGTCGGGAACTCAACCGTTGAAAAAGAGTCGTATAGGTCTTAGTAAATTAACAAAGAAAGGGGGCTTTTTTGATTCGAGCGCCtaa
- the LOC116919538 gene encoding DNA-(apurinic or apyrimidinic site) endonuclease — MPPKKKIKVDSSRNPSDDGNLESDCEIRNPIEQKSKTADEKKPKRKKNSSTDAENIKVTQVFQNKTSTEFHEQDFGNTSKTPDGKKWNTKVVTWNVDGLRAWIKKGGLDYLEHENPDILCLQETKCSKSKLPQEVVVPGYHTYWCFSEADGHAGLGLYTTVKPDTVSYGIGIPEFDKEGRLIIAEYNTFYVVNVYVPNSGRKLVTLDKRLKWNPKFQELIKDLDSKKPVIICGDMNVAHQEIDIAHPKSNKRNAGFTQEERDGFSELLKSAALTDCFRQKHPDVKGAYTFWTYMANARKKNIGWRLDYCLLSKKLMANFCDCCIRSEVYGSDHCPVVSFLHL, encoded by the exons ATGccaccaaaaaagaaaattaaagtTGATTCCTCTCGAAATCCTAGTGATGATGGAAATTTGGAGTCGGACTGCGAAATAAGAAACCCAATAGAGCAAAAATCGAAGACGGCCGATGAAAAGaaacctaaaagaaaaaaaaactcatcgACTGATGCCGAAAATATTAAAGTTACCcaagtttttcaaaataagaCAAGCACAGAATTCCATGAACAAGATTTTGGCAACACTTCAAAAACCCCAGATGGAAAAAAGTGGAATACTAAAGTTGTTACATGGAATGTTGATGGCTTGCGTGCTTGGATCAAG aaGGGAGGGTTGGATTACCTGGAACATGAAAATCCTGATATTCTTTGCCTGCAAGAAACAAAATGTTCAAAATCTAAACTTCCTCAAGAAGTTGTGGTACCAGGTTATCACACATACTGGTGTTTTTCAGAGGCAGATGGCCATGCTGGCCTTGGTTTGTATACCACGGTGAAACCTGACACAGTGAGTTATGGCATTGGAATTCCTGAATTTGACAAAGAAGGCCGTTTGATCATAGCAGAGTATAACACATTTTATGTAGTCAATGTTT ATGTACCAAACTCTGGAAGAAAATTAGTCACACTTGACAAGCGTTTGAAATGGAACCCAAAGTTTCAAGAACTTATTAAAGATCTAGACTCAAAGAAACCA GTTATCATTTGCGGAGACATGAATGTAGCGCACCAGGAAATCG ATATTGCGCATCCCAAGTCCAATAAAAGAAATGCTGGGTTTACCCAAGAAGAACGTGACGGTTTTTCTGAATTACTCAAATCAGCTGCCCTCACTGACTGTTTCAGGCAGAAGCATCCGGACGTGAAGGGTGCCTACACTTTCTGGACCTATATGGCTAATGCTCGTAAGAAGAATATTGGATG GCGATTAGATTATTGTTTGCTGTCCAAGAAACTAATGGCGAATTTTTGTGACTGTTGCATCCGCAGCGAAGTTTATGGAAGTGATCATTGTCCCGTCGTTTCCTTTCTTCATCTTTGA
- the LOC116918500 gene encoding endoplasmic reticulum-Golgi intermediate compartment protein 2-like, protein MQRRRKDKIKAVIELDAFPKVPDTYKEKTMSGGTISLICVFIIMYLVFSEIKDFLHSGVKFHFVPDDDLDTRMDLNVDLTVAMPCRYIGADVLDSTGQSVVSFGHLTEENTWFQLSPRQRNHFEAAQRLNSVLRDKPHGIQQLLWKSGYQQLFGEMPSRETVPNQPSNACRLHGKLQLTKVAGNFHSSSLVQPLEGDEVISDKGAMLFQYFVTAVPTEIESLVSASSGIHGSLKMWQYSVRNQSRVVGHEKGSHGIPGIYFKYDVAPLRVRVVPDAPPLLRFVLRLCAIVGGVYTSAGKQTHAYPSPLVCL, encoded by the exons ATGCAACGACGAAggaaagataaaataaaagcgGTGATCGAACTTGATGCCTTTCCTAAGGTTCCAGATActtacaaagaaaaaacaatgtCAGGAGGCACAA TTTCCCTCATCTGTGTTTTCATCATCATGTACTTAGTTTTCTCAGAAATCAAAGATTTTTTACATTCTGGAGtgaaatttcattttgttcccgATGATGATCTTGACACTAGAATGGACTTGAACGTTGATTTAACAGTTGCAATGCCCTGCCGAT ATATTGGAGCAGATGTTTTAGATTCTACAGGGCAGAGTGTTGTCAGTTTTGGTCATCTTACAGAGGAAAACACCTGGTTTCAGTTAAGCCCTAGACAGAGAAACCACTTTGAGGCTGCTCAAAGGCTCAACAGTGTTCTCAGAGATAAACCTCATGGAATCCAACAGCTGTTGTGGAAATCTGGCTACCAGCAACTCTTTGGAGAAATGCCATCAAG GGAAACTGTGCCAAACCAGCCTTCTAACGCCTGTCGGTTACATGGCAAATTACAATTGACAAAGGTGGCGGGTAATTTTCAT AGTTCGTCGTTGGTACAACCCCTTGAAGGTGATGAGGTGATCAGTGATAAAG GTGCCATGTTATTCCAATATTTCGTGACGGCCGTTCCGACGGAAATCGAATCGCTTGTTTCCGCCTCATCCGGAATCCATGGGTCACTAAAAATGTGGCAATATTCAGTACGAAACCAATCAAGGGTTGTTGGTCATGAAAAAGGGTCCCACGGGATTCCAGGAATTTATTTCAA ATACGACGTGGCTCCCTTAAGAGTCCGTGTTGTTCCAGACGCACCGCCTCTTCTGCGCTTTGTTCTCCGCCTTTGTGCCATCGTAGGTGGCGTGTATACGTCAGCAGGTAAACAAACTCACGCTTACCCCTCCCCGCTAGTATGTCTTTGA